GTCCCCGGCGTGCGGCGACGGCTCAGCCCGTCAGGGTGCCCAGGTAGGCGTCGAGGTTGCGCACGACCTCGTCCAGGGAGTCCCCCCCGGTCTTCTCGAGCAGCGCGTCGGCGACGGTCAACGCCACGACGGCCTCGCACACCACGCCGGCCCGGGGCACCGCGCACACGTCGGAGCGCTGGGTGATGGCCTGCGCGGGCTCGCCCGTCGAGACATCGACGGTGTCCAGCGGGCGGGTCAGGCTGGAGATCGGCTTCATGGCCGCACGGACCCGCAGGGGCTCGCCCGTGGTCATCCCGCCCTCGAGGCCTCCCGCCCGCTGCGTCGCCCGCCGGTACGGCGAGACGCCGTCCTGGCCCGGAGCGGCCGGATGGATGGTGTCGTGCGCCTCGGAGCCCGGGACCGCGGCGCTGCCGAACCCGTCACCGATCGCGACGCCCTTGAAGGCCTGGATGCTCATGAGGGCCGCGGCCAGGCGGGTGTCGAGCTTGCGGTCCCAGTGGACATGGCTGCCGAGGCCGGGCGGCAGGCCGTCGACGAGCACCTCGATCACGCCCCCGAGGGTGTCGTTGTCGGCCTTGGCGGCATCGATGCGCGCGACCATCCGCGCGCTGGCGCCCGGGTCGGCGCAGCGCACCGGGTCCGCGTCGATGCGCGGCGTGTCGGTCGGCCCGGGCGGGGGGGCGTCGTCGGCGACCGTGACCTCGCCGATGCGCACGACGTGGGAGACGATCCCGATGCCCACGGCGGCGAGCAGGCCGCGCGCGCACGCGGCCAGCCCGACACGGGTCGCGGTCTCGCGGGCGCTTGCCCGCTCGAGGACGTTGCGGGCCTCCCCGAAGCCGTACTTCTGCATGCCGACGAGATCCGCATGTCCGGGACGGGGACGGGTCAGCGGCGCACCGCGACCCGTGGCGAGCAGCGCATCGGCATCCTCGGGCGGGTCCACGCCCATCACCTCGGTCCACTTCGGCCACTCGGTGTTGTGGATCACGAGCGCGATCGGCGAGCCGATCGTCAGGCCGTGGCGGACACCGGCGAGGATCTCGAAGTGGTCGGCCTCGAAGGACATCCGCGGTGACCGGCCGTGGCCGAGGCGACGGCGCTCCAGCTGGCGGGCGATCTCGGCACGGTCGACGGGGACGCCGGCGGGCAGCCCTTCCAGGATGCCGACCAGTGCCGGTCCGTGGGACTCGCCGGCGGTGAGGTAGCGCAGGGTCATGGTGCCCGCAGCGTACTGCCCGCGCCCCTGGCGGCCCTCAGCTGCCGTGCGCCTCCTCCGGGGGCACCGCGACGGCCCCGTCCAGGTACGCGTCGAGGTCTCGTCCGCGGATCCGGTAGTTCTTGCCGACGCGGATGGCCGGCAGGTCACCGGCCTTG
The sequence above is a segment of the Egibacteraceae bacterium genome. Coding sequences within it:
- a CDS encoding helix-turn-helix domain-containing protein; protein product: MPEGAAGGDRLWTVAEVAEHMRVSNMTVYRLIKAGDLPAIRVGKNYRIRGRDLDAYLDGAVAVPPEEAHGS
- the aroC gene encoding chorismate synthase, coding for MTLRYLTAGESHGPALVGILEGLPAGVPVDRAEIARQLERRRLGHGRSPRMSFEADHFEILAGVRHGLTIGSPIALVIHNTEWPKWTEVMGVDPPEDADALLATGRGAPLTRPRPGHADLVGMQKYGFGEARNVLERASARETATRVGLAACARGLLAAVGIGIVSHVVRIGEVTVADDAPPPGPTDTPRIDADPVRCADPGASARMVARIDAAKADNDTLGGVIEVLVDGLPPGLGSHVHWDRKLDTRLAAALMSIQAFKGVAIGDGFGSAAVPGSEAHDTIHPAAPGQDGVSPYRRATQRAGGLEGGMTTGEPLRVRAAMKPISSLTRPLDTVDVSTGEPAQAITQRSDVCAVPRAGVVCEAVVALTVADALLEKTGGDSLDEVVRNLDAYLGTLTG